The following nucleotide sequence is from Sulfolobales archaeon.
CTAATGTAGATTTCTACACACCAATAGCATATACAGCTCTCAAGATACCTCCAGAGCTCTTCACAGCGGTCTTCGCCGCCTCGAGAACGGTTGGGTGGACAGCTAAGGTTATTGAATACACGGCTGATAATAGATTGATAAGGCCGCTCGACTACTATGTAGGTGAGCTTGATAAGAAGTATATACCGATAAACGAGAGGTAACATGCTAGCATGGTTTTTAATGTCTAAGACCCTAGCTATTTTTAACAGCTTCCCCCAGCCAGGCTAGGAATTTCTCTACATCGCCTACATCCCTTACATAGTATTTAGCTCTAGTCCTACACGATCTACCAACCCTCACAGATATGCCCCCCTTATTCACCACCTTAAATGCGCTCTCGTCAGACGCATCATCGCCTATATAGATAGGTATGCCATAGCCAACGCTCATGGCCAGCATAGCTAGCACATACTCTACAGCCCTTCCCTTATTCCACCCAGTATTCGGTAGAACCTCGAAGATGCTTTTACCCTTCTTAATCTCAAGCCCATGGTATTTTAATGCTATATCTGTTAATATAGATCTAATTATTTCTACGTTTTCCCTTTTAACCCCTCTATAGTGGATGGAAAAGGTAACTCCTTTATCCTCGATCACAGCCCCAACTCCTTGGATCTTCCCACGTATCTCTAGCAATACACTATTAATCACCTTGGATAGCTCCCTAGCTATGCAGTGGGTAAACCTAATCCCAGGCCCCTCTATAACATGTCCATGAGCCCCTACGTAGAGGATATTATCTAGACCAACTAGTTGTTTCAAAGTCTCCACAGATCTCCCGCTAACGATAGAGATCCTAATCCTCTCACTATTAGATAGAGAGGCAAGGAGATCCCTGGTATGCTGGCTTAAAGGCCTCTCAAGCTTAATCCTCCTCCTAGGAATTGGGGAGAGTGTTCCATCATAGTCTAGGAAGAGAAACACATATCTAGAGCCATAGATCTTCTTAGAGAGCTCGTCTATCTCATCAAATAGATACTTAGGACATCCAGAGCTATCCATTGAAGAGAACCAACATAGTTTATGTTAAAAAGGTTTATACCTACAACTGTTCGTCTGCACCGTGTCCTCCCTATGCAAATTATGGGGGCTATAATCCCTTCGCCCGCTTAGGGGGACCAGCAAAGTATAATTCCAAGCATATGAAACATATACTCGCAGTCCTCAGAGGCATAGAAAGATCCAACCTGATATAGGGAGCAGTCTTTCAGTATTTCTATCCCCATGGCTAGGTGGATGATACGTGGTGAAGCCCCATCAAAATATTATCAACATAGCTGAATATTCTATCCAAAGTGAGAAATAAATTGAAGATTTTCAACCTCTACTTAATAGATATATGGCTGACAGCCTGGTTATTGAGATCTACAGTGGCTTTGAGGTAAAAATACCTCAATAAGCATGTAGTTAGTGGGTAGCTATTTGAGAATCGGGATTATAGGGGCTGGGCCTTCAGGCCTCGCACTAGCCAGGCTTCTATTTGATAAGGGCTATGATGTACATGTATATGAGGCTCACAAGCGATTTGCTACAAAGCCATGTGGCTGGGGATTCCCAACTCTGGATCCTGATGAGGTTATCTATAGCGTCTTCTCAGAAGCTATTAAATCTGCTATATGGAAGTATGAGGGGTACAATGTATATCTTGATGATGAGATACTATTCCATAGCAGGGATAGGTTGTTGGGATATATAATTGATAAGGAGGAATTCTTAGACAGGCTATCCCAGGGTATTAATGTTGATATGGGCTCACCGGCTAGATATGAGGGCAAGGGGGTTATAAGGAGCAGGGTTGGTGAGAGAAGATACGATTTAGTGGTGATAGCAGGAGGGTTCCCTTCACAGCCAAAGAATCTAGAGAAGATCTTAGCGATCCAGGTAATTGTTAAAGCACCATCGATAGAGGAGCCCGAGATACCTGAGCTAAGGTTCTACTCAGATCTTGTAGGCTATGCATGGATCTTCCCTGAGGGTGAGAAGAGTGCTAGAATAGGTGTTGGAGGATTCGCTAGTAGAGAGGAGCTGGAGAAGATCTTAAAGCATGTTCTTAGAAAAAGGGCAGATATATATAGAGGCGATGTTGTGAAAATGGAGGGGGCGCAGGTAACAGTATCTGGGGTCGACTGGGATGCTATAGAGTCTAGAGATCCATACTATGTGGGCGAGGCAACGGGCTTCGTATTACCAGCTACAGGTGAGGGTATAAGACCCTCTATATGGAGCTCTATAGCCCTTTTCAAAAGCATAGAAAAGGGTAGTTCCTATGTTGATGAGCTCAAGAAGCTAAGGATCACAAGGGTCATTAGGATCCACAGAAGGATCTTGGATCTCATGTTGAGGATGACACCAAGAGATAGAAGCGAGTTCCTCAGAAG
It contains:
- the otsB gene encoding trehalose-phosphatase, with product MDSSGCPKYLFDEIDELSKKIYGSRYVFLFLDYDGTLSPIPRRRIKLERPLSQHTRDLLASLSNSERIRISIVSGRSVETLKQLVGLDNILYVGAHGHVIEGPGIRFTHCIARELSKVINSVLLEIRGKIQGVGAVIEDKGVTFSIHYRGVKRENVEIIRSILTDIALKYHGLEIKKGKSIFEVLPNTGWNKGRAVEYVLAMLAMSVGYGIPIYIGDDASDESAFKVVNKGGISVRVGRSCRTRAKYYVRDVGDVEKFLAWLGEAVKNS
- a CDS encoding NAD(P)/FAD-dependent oxidoreductase, which encodes MRIGIIGAGPSGLALARLLFDKGYDVHVYEAHKRFATKPCGWGFPTLDPDEVIYSVFSEAIKSAIWKYEGYNVYLDDEILFHSRDRLLGYIIDKEEFLDRLSQGINVDMGSPARYEGKGVIRSRVGERRYDLVVIAGGFPSQPKNLEKILAIQVIVKAPSIEEPEIPELRFYSDLVGYAWIFPEGEKSARIGVGGFASREELEKILKHVLRKRADIYRGDVVKMEGAQVTVSGVDWDAIESRDPYYVGEATGFVLPATGEGIRPSIWSSIALFKSIEKGSSYVDELKKLRITRVIRIHRRILDLMLRMTPRDRSEFLRSISEELMLKIALGRLYTRDLLALTKTPRIISILARYSLP